A genome region from Brassica oleracea var. oleracea cultivar TO1000 chromosome C2, BOL, whole genome shotgun sequence includes the following:
- the LOC106325538 gene encoding probable mitochondrial chaperone BCS1-B, whose amino-acid sequence MLETVAIWGKMVTSIMLIWAMYSQYIPRHIRSHLEIYFYKLLGWLSFYVHIKFTEHIDEGLKRSENYDAIRNYLSTNTAARAQRLKANESKNSKSLVLSMDDHEEVEDVFNGVKVKWYSNVKVTQTQSNYGRNNSCERRFFTLTFHRRHRGMIIDTYITHVLREGKAIGVRNRERKLYTNNSSSEWYPWMSGKWSNVPFHHPATFETLAMDPEKKERIKKDLVKFSKGKDYYKKVGKAWKRGYLLFGPPGTGKSTMISAIANFLDYDVYDLELTTVKDNSELKKLLLETQGKSIVVIEDIDCSLDLTGQRKTKKEEDGEEEKDKKKEEKDKEEDVKKSKVTLSGLLNSIDGLWSACSDEKIIIFTTNFVDKLDPALIRRGRMDNHIEMSYCRFEAFKVLAKNYLEIESHELYGEIERLLEETDMSPADVAETLMPKSDEEDADVCIKRLVKTVEEEKEKAKKLAEEEEKSKAEKEEKRKKNKEEEADNKKTEEDEKKV is encoded by the coding sequence ATGCTTGAAACCGTAGCAATATGGGGCAAGATGGTGACGAGTATTATGCTCATTTGGGCGATGTACTCGCAATACATCCCTCGCCATATCCGATCTCACCTAGAGATATACTTCTACAAACTCCTCGGATGGCTCTCATTCTACGTCCACATCAAGTTCACCGAGCACATAGACGAAGGTCTCAAGAGAAGCGAGAACTACGACGCTATACGCAACTACCTCTCCACCAATACCGCAGCTCGTGCTCAAAGGCTAAAGGCCAACGAGTCCAAAAACAGCAAGTCGTTGGTGCTTAGCATGGACGACCACGAGGAAGTCGAAGATGTGTTCAACGGTGTGAAGGTGAAGTGGTACTCCAACGTGAAGGTGACTCAGACACAATCTAACTACGGTCGGAACAACTCGTGCGAGAGAAGGTTCTTTACACTCACTTTCCACAGACGACACAGAGGGATGATCATAGACACTTATATAACTCATGTTTTGAGAGAAGGGAAAGCTATTGGTGTGAGGAACAGAGAGAGGAAGCTTTACACTAACAACTCGAGCTCAGAGTGGTATCCATGGATGTCAGGGAAGTGGAGCAATGTTCCTTTTCATCATCCCGCGACGTTCGAGACTTTGGCTATGGATCCTGAGAAGAAAGAGAGGATCAAGAAGGATTTGGTGAAGTTTAGCAAAGGGAAAGATTATTACAAGAAGGTTGGGAAGGCGTGGAAGAGAGGTTACCTCTTGTTTGGTCCTCCAGGGACAGGGAAGTCCACTATGATATCTGCAATAGCAAACTTCTTGGACTATGATGTGTATGATCTTGAGTTAACGACTGTGAAGGATAACTCAGAGCTGAAGAAGCTGTTGCTTGAGACACAAGGTAAGTCTATAGTTGTGATTGAAGATATAGATTGCTCTCTTGATCTTACGGGTCAGAGAAAGACAAAGAAGGAGGAAGATGGTGAGGAGGAGAAGGATAAGAAGAAGGAGGAGAAGGATAAGGAAGAAGATGTGAAAAAGAGTAAAGTGACATTGTCAGGGCTATTAAACTCCATTGATGGGTTATGGTCAGCTTGTAGTGATGAGAAGATTATTATATTCACTACAAACTTTGTGGATAAGCTTGATCCTGCGTTGATAAGGAGAGGGAGGATGGACAACCACATTGAAATGTCTTATTGTAGGTTTGAAGCATTCAAGGTTTTGGCTAAGAACTACTTGGAGATTGAGTCACATGAGTTGTATGGAGAGATTGAGAGGTTGCTTGAGGAAACAGACATGTCTCCTGCTGATGTAGCAGAGACTTTGATGCCCAAGTCTGATGAAGAAGATGCGGATGTTTGTATCAAGCGTTTGGTCAAGACTGTGGAGGAGGAGAAGGAGAAGGCAAAGAAGTTGGCTGAGGAAGAAGAGAAGAGTAAAGCAGAGAAGGAAGAGAAGAGGAAGAAGAATAAAGAAGAGGAGGCAGATAACAAGAAGACAGAGGAAGACGAGAAGAAAGTTTGA